A region of Thermovibrio ammonificans HB-1 DNA encodes the following proteins:
- the guaA gene encoding glutamine-hydrolyzing GMP synthase, which translates to MAVKDIHESKILILDFGSQYTQLIARRLREKHVYCEIHPFNTPIEKIREFKPKGIILSGGPASVYAPGSPKVSKEVFELGVPVLGICYGMQLITYLFGGEVVRAERHEYGRAELQVLDHSDLFKGLPDRFTVWMSHGDRVLRIPEGFEPIAKTENAPYAAIRNGKRRIYGVQFHPEVKHTQYGDKILENFAIEICGCEPTWTMENFIEYEIEKIRETVGDKNVICALSGGVDSSVVAALLHRAIGDQLYPIFVDTGLLRKGERESVERTFKEKFHMKNFKVIDASDLFLERLKGVTDPEQKRKIIGHTFIEVFEKAAKEIPNAEFLAQGTLYPDVIESVSVKGPSATIKSHHNVGGLPERLNFKLIEPLRELFKDEVRELGKELGLPEEIIKRQPFPGPGLAIRIIGEVKPEYLKILREADAIVLEEIKKAGLYDKIWQSFAVFLPIQTVGVMGDVRTYDYVIAVRAVESVDGMTADWVKLPYELLERISNRIINEVEGVNRVVYDITSKPPGTIEWE; encoded by the coding sequence ATGGCCGTTAAAGACATCCACGAGAGCAAAATACTGATACTCGATTTTGGCTCCCAGTACACCCAGCTGATTGCAAGGCGTTTAAGGGAAAAGCACGTCTACTGTGAAATCCACCCCTTCAACACTCCCATCGAGAAGATAAGGGAGTTTAAACCCAAGGGAATAATCCTCTCCGGAGGCCCAGCAAGCGTTTACGCTCCGGGCTCTCCCAAGGTGAGCAAGGAGGTTTTCGAGCTCGGAGTTCCGGTTCTGGGCATCTGCTACGGAATGCAGCTGATTACCTACCTCTTCGGCGGAGAGGTTGTAAGGGCCGAAAGGCACGAGTACGGAAGAGCAGAGCTTCAAGTCCTCGACCACTCCGACCTCTTCAAGGGCCTACCGGACAGGTTCACCGTCTGGATGAGCCACGGAGACAGGGTTCTGAGAATTCCAGAAGGTTTTGAGCCCATAGCCAAAACCGAAAACGCCCCTTACGCCGCAATAAGGAACGGGAAGAGGAGAATCTACGGCGTCCAGTTCCACCCGGAAGTAAAACACACTCAGTACGGAGACAAAATCCTTGAGAACTTCGCCATTGAAATCTGCGGCTGCGAGCCCACCTGGACTATGGAGAACTTCATAGAGTATGAAATAGAGAAAATCAGAGAAACCGTAGGCGATAAAAACGTAATCTGCGCCCTCTCCGGAGGCGTAGACTCTTCCGTAGTTGCGGCTCTGCTCCACAGGGCAATAGGAGACCAGCTCTACCCCATCTTCGTAGATACCGGCCTACTGAGGAAGGGCGAAAGGGAGAGCGTTGAAAGGACCTTCAAAGAGAAGTTTCACATGAAAAACTTTAAAGTCATAGACGCCTCTGACCTTTTCCTCGAAAGGCTAAAAGGGGTAACAGACCCCGAACAGAAGAGGAAAATAATAGGCCACACCTTCATAGAGGTGTTCGAGAAGGCGGCAAAAGAGATACCGAACGCCGAGTTCCTCGCCCAGGGAACCCTCTACCCCGACGTTATAGAGAGCGTTTCGGTTAAAGGGCCTTCTGCAACAATAAAGTCCCACCACAACGTCGGCGGCCTTCCCGAAAGGCTCAACTTCAAACTGATTGAGCCCCTGAGGGAGCTCTTTAAAGATGAAGTTAGAGAGCTCGGAAAGGAGCTGGGGCTGCCCGAGGAAATCATTAAACGCCAGCCCTTCCCCGGCCCCGGCCTTGCAATCAGGATTATCGGAGAGGTCAAACCGGAATACCTTAAGATTCTAAGGGAGGCCGACGCTATAGTCCTGGAGGAGATAAAGAAGGCCGGCCTCTACGACAAAATCTGGCAGTCCTTTGCCGTTTTCCTCCCCATCCAAACGGTAGGGGTTATGGGAGACGTCAGAACCTACGACTACGTTATAGCCGTAAGGGCCGTAGAGAGCGTAGACGGCATGACTGCCGACTGGGTGAAGCTACCCTACGAGCTCCTTGAGAGGATTTCAAACCGGATTATCAACGAAGTAGAGGGCGTAAACAGGGTTGTTTACGACATAACCTCTAAACCGCCGGGGACTATAGAGTGGGAGTAG
- the nadA gene encoding quinolinate synthase NadA: protein MNREEFINRIGELKREKEAVILAHYYVDGLIQDVADFVGDSLELARKAKETQARIILFCGVYFMAETAKILNPSRKVLIPYYKAGCLMADMAIAEEIEEFRRKNPDYAVVTYVNSSADVKAVSDICCTSANAVKVIKSLKADKVLFVPDKNLGSFVAEQVPGKEVIVWSGYCPVHQKLTPMEARRKLQEHPDALFVVHPECRKEIRDMAHFVGSTSQIVRFVKNERATKFIVGTEKGTIHQLQKLRPDATFIPAYEEFTCDQMKMITPERVLKALEREQFEVEVNEEVAARAREAIERMLEVV, encoded by the coding sequence ATGAACCGTGAAGAGTTTATAAACCGGATAGGCGAGCTAAAGAGGGAGAAAGAGGCCGTAATCCTCGCCCACTACTACGTAGACGGCCTCATTCAAGACGTTGCCGACTTTGTGGGCGACTCCTTAGAGCTTGCGAGGAAGGCCAAAGAGACTCAGGCCCGGATAATCCTCTTCTGCGGCGTCTACTTTATGGCGGAGACGGCAAAAATCCTGAACCCTTCGAGGAAAGTTCTCATACCTTACTACAAGGCCGGCTGCCTCATGGCCGACATGGCAATAGCCGAAGAGATAGAGGAGTTCCGCAGGAAAAACCCCGACTACGCGGTGGTCACCTACGTTAACTCCTCGGCCGACGTAAAGGCCGTTTCCGATATCTGCTGCACCTCGGCCAACGCGGTGAAAGTTATAAAATCGCTGAAGGCCGATAAGGTCCTATTCGTTCCAGACAAAAACCTCGGGAGCTTCGTGGCCGAGCAGGTGCCAGGCAAAGAGGTTATCGTTTGGAGCGGCTACTGTCCGGTCCACCAGAAGCTCACCCCGATGGAGGCAAGGAGGAAACTCCAGGAACACCCAGACGCCCTCTTCGTTGTCCACCCCGAGTGCAGGAAAGAGATAAGGGACATGGCCCACTTTGTAGGCAGCACCTCCCAAATTGTCCGTTTTGTGAAAAACGAAAGGGCCACCAAGTTCATAGTGGGAACCGAGAAGGGAACGATTCACCAGCTCCAAAAGCTCAGGCCCGACGCCACCTTCATACCCGCCTACGAAGAGTTTACCTGCGACCAGATGAAGATGATAACTCCGGAAAGGGTGCTGAAAGCCCTGGAGAGGGAGCAGTTCGAGGTTGAAGTTAACGAAGAGGTTGCCGCAAGAGCCAGAGAGGCCATAGAGAGAATGCTCGAGGTAGTGTAG
- a CDS encoding chloride channel protein, with product MSKVKHLFWVSFLVGISTGLAVSFYVIFTKLISYTLYLGKPEETIPHLPFWYVAFVTTSSILMVNLIILHNEKAREYGVREIAQALEENRMTFNLGDLALKIVASALSIGSGFAVGNEGPSAAIGAMIAYRFHSLFKLPKELLKVLIGVGASSGIAAVFVSPITGIVFAVENVAYFLIKDFVGFMVIGSFSAFVVALNFLSPLIFNYSIGKQVQPDYLLSLLLFVPFITVAIYLYLLIRDRLLYFLSTTVQYRLSPFLKAAVISLVGGLTVAAVLKVSPYGGFSGHEVVEALINSKIHLPLLTLFLLAVLRIVANAVSLYSNAVGGLFITLMSIGALTGYAFAELITYLGIPVEPFYFAAIGAAVFVGVVMKIPFTAVVLALETTYDYNVVIPTGLVVALVGLMASATFELRKTFLRRPPKKEQAPSDT from the coding sequence ATGAGCAAGGTAAAGCACCTTTTCTGGGTCTCCTTTCTCGTAGGTATCTCAACCGGGCTTGCCGTTTCGTTCTACGTTATATTTACAAAGCTTATCTCCTACACCCTGTACCTTGGGAAGCCCGAGGAGACCATACCCCACCTTCCCTTCTGGTACGTTGCCTTCGTTACTACCTCGTCGATTCTCATGGTAAACCTCATCATCCTCCACAACGAGAAGGCAAGGGAGTACGGTGTGAGGGAGATAGCCCAGGCCCTTGAAGAGAACAGGATGACCTTTAACCTGGGCGACCTTGCCTTGAAAATCGTTGCCTCCGCCCTCTCCATAGGGAGCGGTTTCGCAGTCGGGAACGAAGGTCCGTCTGCGGCAATCGGTGCCATGATAGCTTACAGGTTCCACTCCCTCTTCAAACTTCCCAAAGAGCTCCTAAAGGTTCTGATAGGCGTTGGGGCGAGTAGCGGTATAGCGGCGGTCTTCGTTTCGCCGATTACCGGCATAGTTTTTGCCGTTGAGAACGTTGCCTACTTCCTCATAAAGGATTTCGTCGGCTTTATGGTTATAGGGAGCTTCTCCGCCTTCGTTGTGGCCCTCAACTTCCTCTCCCCTCTGATTTTCAACTACTCCATAGGTAAGCAGGTTCAACCGGATTACCTCCTTTCCCTGCTTCTGTTCGTTCCCTTCATAACCGTAGCAATCTACCTCTACCTGCTCATCAGAGACAGGCTCCTTTACTTCCTCTCTACAACCGTTCAGTACCGGCTCTCCCCGTTTCTCAAGGCAGCCGTTATATCCCTTGTAGGCGGCCTAACCGTTGCCGCAGTGCTTAAAGTTTCTCCCTACGGAGGCTTTTCCGGCCACGAGGTTGTAGAGGCCCTTATAAACAGCAAAATCCACTTGCCCCTTCTGACCCTTTTCCTACTTGCCGTTTTAAGGATAGTTGCAAACGCCGTCTCCCTCTACTCAAACGCGGTAGGAGGTCTCTTCATCACCCTTATGAGTATAGGGGCCCTTACCGGCTACGCCTTTGCTGAGCTTATCACCTACCTTGGCATTCCGGTTGAGCCCTTCTACTTTGCCGCAATAGGGGCTGCCGTTTTTGTAGGCGTTGTTATGAAGATTCCGTTTACGGCCGTTGTTCTTGCCCTTGAAACGACCTACGACTACAACGTGGTTATCCCTACCGGTCTTGTGGTGGCTCTCGTGGGTCTCATGGCCTCCGCTACCTTCGAGCTGAGAAAAACCTTCCTGCGCCGCCCCCCGAAAAAAGAGCAGGCTCCGTCCGATACTTAG
- the hisA gene encoding 1-(5-phosphoribosyl)-5-[(5-phosphoribosylamino)methylideneamino]imidazole-4-carboxamide isomerase: MFRVIPAVDIKGGKCVRLYQGKADAEKVYFENPVEVAKRWEEEGASIIHVVDLDGAFEGVPKNLPIVKEIVQELSIPVQFGGGVRTRKALEELFKAGVSRVVVGTVAVEEPELFKKWTEEFPDKLVVGIDAKNGIATTRGWVELSGIPATELARNLDQLPIWGFVYTDISRDGTLTSPNFEEVEKFASAVEHPVIASGGVSSPEDLKRLSKIKNVAGAIVGKALYEGKVNLKEAIEQVERGNNP, translated from the coding sequence GTGTTTAGGGTTATTCCGGCAGTTGACATAAAAGGGGGAAAGTGCGTAAGGCTCTACCAGGGAAAAGCCGACGCCGAGAAAGTCTACTTTGAAAACCCCGTAGAGGTCGCCAAGAGGTGGGAAGAGGAAGGAGCTTCAATCATCCACGTAGTAGACCTCGACGGCGCCTTTGAAGGGGTCCCGAAGAACCTTCCTATAGTAAAGGAAATCGTTCAAGAGCTGTCGATACCCGTTCAGTTCGGCGGCGGCGTAAGAACCCGCAAGGCCCTTGAAGAGCTGTTCAAGGCGGGAGTCTCCCGGGTTGTAGTGGGCACCGTTGCCGTTGAAGAGCCGGAACTGTTCAAGAAGTGGACAGAAGAGTTTCCCGACAAACTGGTAGTCGGAATAGACGCCAAAAACGGCATAGCCACAACCCGCGGCTGGGTAGAGCTCTCCGGAATACCTGCAACGGAGCTTGCCCGAAACCTCGACCAACTTCCCATATGGGGGTTCGTCTATACAGATATCTCACGGGACGGAACCCTCACAAGCCCCAACTTCGAAGAGGTGGAGAAGTTTGCCTCCGCCGTTGAGCACCCCGTTATCGCCTCCGGAGGGGTTTCCTCACCTGAAGACCTTAAACGGCTTTCCAAAATTAAAAACGTAGCCGGAGCAATAGTGGGGAAGGCCCTTTACGAGGGCAAGGTAAACCTGAAAGAGGCGATAGAGCAGGTAGAGCGTGGAAATAACCCTTGA
- a CDS encoding polyphenol oxidase family protein, with amino-acid sequence MDFEIFISEKPQDGREITEIKGLPVFKPIQVHGSSVYFVGRGRKKPPHADALVTDNKGLWIGVLTADCLPVFLIGEGAVGIVHAGWRGTLKGVTFNAVNYMSRFTRVRRAILGVGICKACYEVGKDVKVKFPKEYERCFIPAGEGKFLFDLKEANRIQLKAAGVEVIADMGLCSVCNNDRFYSYRKEKTDKRTLSAIRIL; translated from the coding sequence ATGGACTTTGAGATATTTATCTCGGAAAAACCGCAGGACGGCCGCGAAATAACTGAAATAAAAGGCCTTCCGGTTTTCAAACCTATACAGGTTCACGGCAGCAGCGTTTACTTTGTGGGAAGGGGAAGGAAAAAGCCTCCCCACGCCGACGCCCTCGTTACCGACAACAAGGGGCTCTGGATAGGCGTTCTGACGGCCGACTGCCTGCCGGTTTTCCTCATAGGGGAGGGAGCGGTAGGTATAGTTCACGCCGGCTGGAGGGGCACTTTAAAGGGGGTTACCTTTAACGCCGTTAACTACATGTCCCGCTTTACCAGGGTCCGCAGGGCGATACTCGGCGTAGGGATATGTAAAGCCTGCTACGAAGTGGGAAAAGACGTTAAAGTGAAGTTCCCCAAGGAGTACGAACGCTGCTTTATACCTGCGGGAGAGGGGAAGTTCCTGTTCGACCTTAAAGAGGCCAACAGGATTCAGCTTAAAGCCGCAGGCGTTGAAGTTATAGCCGATATGGGGCTGTGTAGCGTTTGCAACAACGACCGCTTCTACTCCTACAGGAAGGAGAAGACCGACAAGAGAACCCTCTCTGCCATAAGGATTCTCTGA
- a CDS encoding diguanylate cyclase, protein MVDLNKPLEIAEDIFWVGYVVPNDPFQCHVYLIRNGDESILIDPGSMITFPVVLEKIFQVTPLRNIKYIIFHHQDPDIVGCYATLEQLFPRDRLRFVVTHWRTKTLLKHYMWKSPFYLVDKHDWKLKAGDRELEFVFTPYAHFPGAFCTFDKKTKTLFSSDLFGAISDKFFLFATDDEEYYQGVELFHKHYMPSRAILNYALDKVESKNPELIAPQHGSIIKKEMIKPIISRLRTLECGLYVLDSEESDIFTLNRLDELLKQLFRSVISSSDFELISQEIFKSIKKEIPSLKEMVITGGIKERGDKLSFVLRVDDRKVTQEVIEGKFSATNYAYKERLDSENLVNGAIYIFADKLSGKQLHFLKLLFKHIKYAVAVSFERREREAILLKEKEELEKRAITDYLTGLFNRQYLFDYLKETLKKAEEEGFPVAVALIDIDFFKRINDTYGHLTGDCVLKELAKILKGSFRESDCVARYGGEEFVVVMPHSNLENACKKMERVRQKTEETPFCEDKLKVTFSAGVTEFKPGESIESLLERADKNLYEAKKSGRNRVVCR, encoded by the coding sequence TTGGTAGACCTAAACAAACCTTTAGAAATTGCCGAAGACATCTTCTGGGTAGGTTACGTTGTTCCAAATGACCCGTTCCAGTGCCACGTGTACCTTATAAGGAACGGCGACGAGAGCATCCTGATAGATCCGGGAAGTATGATAACGTTCCCGGTAGTTCTCGAGAAAATTTTCCAGGTTACCCCCTTAAGGAACATAAAGTACATCATCTTCCACCACCAGGACCCCGACATAGTAGGCTGCTACGCCACCCTTGAGCAGCTGTTCCCCCGGGACAGGTTGAGGTTCGTGGTTACCCACTGGAGGACAAAGACCCTCCTCAAACATTACATGTGGAAGTCTCCCTTCTACCTTGTAGATAAACACGATTGGAAGTTAAAGGCCGGAGACAGGGAGCTCGAGTTTGTATTCACACCCTACGCCCACTTTCCCGGAGCCTTCTGCACTTTCGACAAAAAGACAAAGACCCTCTTTTCAAGCGACCTGTTCGGAGCGATATCGGATAAGTTCTTCCTATTTGCAACAGACGACGAAGAGTACTACCAAGGCGTGGAGTTGTTCCACAAGCACTACATGCCCAGCAGGGCTATTCTCAACTACGCACTCGATAAGGTTGAGAGTAAAAACCCAGAGCTTATCGCTCCCCAGCACGGAAGCATCATAAAGAAGGAGATGATAAAGCCCATAATAAGCAGGCTCCGCACTCTTGAATGTGGACTCTACGTTCTTGACAGTGAGGAGTCGGACATTTTTACCCTTAACAGGCTGGACGAGCTTCTAAAACAACTCTTCCGTTCGGTAATTTCTTCGTCTGACTTTGAGCTGATTTCCCAGGAGATTTTTAAGAGTATAAAGAAAGAGATTCCCTCACTAAAAGAGATGGTCATCACCGGAGGCATAAAGGAGAGGGGAGACAAACTCTCCTTCGTTTTAAGGGTAGACGACAGAAAAGTAACCCAAGAGGTTATAGAGGGTAAGTTCTCCGCCACCAACTACGCTTATAAGGAGAGGCTCGACTCGGAGAACCTGGTAAACGGAGCCATATACATTTTTGCAGACAAACTCTCCGGGAAGCAGCTTCACTTCTTGAAACTGCTGTTCAAACATATTAAGTACGCAGTTGCGGTAAGTTTTGAAAGGAGAGAGAGAGAGGCCATCCTCCTCAAGGAGAAGGAGGAGCTGGAAAAGAGGGCGATTACAGACTACCTGACAGGGCTCTTCAACAGGCAGTACCTCTTCGACTACCTAAAAGAGACTCTGAAGAAAGCCGAGGAGGAGGGCTTCCCCGTTGCCGTTGCCCTTATAGACATAGACTTTTTCAAGAGAATCAACGACACGTACGGCCATCTTACCGGAGATTGCGTCCTTAAGGAGCTTGCAAAGATTCTCAAGGGCAGTTTCAGGGAGTCGGACTGCGTTGCAAGGTACGGAGGCGAGGAGTTCGTTGTTGTAATGCCCCACTCAAACCTTGAAAACGCCTGTAAGAAGATGGAAAGGGTCCGCCAGAAGACAGAAGAGACGCCGTTCTGCGAAGACAAGTTAAAGGTAACGTTCAGCGCCGGGGTAACGGAGTTTAAGCCCGGCGAGTCTATAGAGAGCCTGCTCGAGAGGGCCGACAAGAACCTTTACGAGGCCAAAAAGAGCGGAAGGAACAGGGTTGTTTGTAGGTAA
- a CDS encoding methyl-accepting chemotaxis protein gives MLGRFGIERKLLLFGLLGILTLALVLGFLSYRTTKENLIKEAFNRLTVIRESKKQHVEDYFDYMKDLLTSTSEDLSIKEFFEPFDESFYRLPSEVGVNLGEAKRALIEEYRRNYLPRVNYSIPGAPQPKPVNYYLPRSEAGIVAQYLFIVKNPYPVGEKNRLLVPQGCNATYCVLHEKIHKWIDRFARSFDLYDVFLIDTNGTIFYTDFKEKDFATNLLHGPYRDTGLARVFREALKAPEGTVLFADFKPYEPSYNQPAAFIAAPVYKGGRLLGVVAFQLPVDKIDAIVNFNYRFKQVGLGNTGEVYLVGEDHYLKNNVRFLKKLEEENPLVKSAGTTIEVLKVDNPAVERALAGESGVTFTKNFFGKKVLAAYSPVNVFGNRWAIVAEIEESEILADLLSLKKNRNLLVALVLMLFMVALFILFVKHTVVKPINQLSETARDLAEGEGDLTRELPIKSSDEVGTAARYFNAFIAKVRSIVESAKRSLARTVATATKMRELAQQVKARVQQEQQAVGEATSLAHQIANPLENFKETMKETVEQIQLANAKIASTLSSFKELKEVLDRTEEVSLSSISQLNDLAKQAEQITSVVQIIKDVTQRTNLLALNAAVEAARAGEAGRGFAVVAEEIRKLSEQIQKNTEQITETINQILNRIKETTSQISESSRENLETLRRASSTVVSQIEEATTIMDSSSSKLKEASNTAQELVEQVESLISEIEQISTASSQNAQVIQQILEKIQQIYKEVDNLNRILSQFKTGSDE, from the coding sequence GTGCTCGGCAGGTTCGGAATAGAGAGAAAGCTTTTACTCTTCGGGCTTTTGGGAATACTCACCTTAGCTCTCGTTCTGGGGTTTCTCTCTTACAGGACAACCAAGGAGAACCTCATAAAGGAGGCCTTCAACAGGCTTACAGTCATAAGGGAGTCTAAGAAACAGCACGTAGAGGACTACTTCGACTACATGAAAGACCTTCTCACTTCCACCTCTGAGGACCTCTCTATTAAAGAGTTCTTTGAGCCATTCGATGAGAGCTTCTACCGTTTACCCTCTGAGGTTGGTGTGAACCTTGGAGAGGCCAAGAGGGCCCTGATAGAAGAGTACAGGCGGAACTACCTGCCCAGGGTGAACTACTCCATTCCCGGTGCTCCCCAGCCCAAGCCGGTTAACTACTACCTCCCCCGAAGTGAAGCAGGAATCGTTGCTCAATACCTTTTTATCGTGAAGAACCCCTACCCGGTAGGCGAGAAAAACAGACTCCTCGTTCCTCAGGGTTGTAACGCTACCTACTGTGTTTTGCACGAGAAGATTCACAAGTGGATAGACCGTTTTGCCCGTTCGTTCGACCTCTACGACGTTTTCCTGATAGATACCAACGGAACGATTTTCTACACCGACTTTAAGGAGAAAGACTTTGCTACCAACCTTCTCCACGGCCCTTACAGGGATACCGGCCTTGCCAGGGTTTTCAGGGAAGCCCTGAAAGCCCCCGAAGGAACGGTGCTTTTTGCAGACTTTAAACCCTACGAGCCCAGTTACAACCAGCCGGCCGCCTTTATAGCGGCTCCGGTTTACAAGGGGGGGAGGCTCTTAGGGGTTGTTGCCTTCCAGTTGCCGGTAGACAAAATAGACGCCATAGTCAACTTCAACTACCGCTTTAAGCAGGTGGGTTTGGGCAATACCGGGGAGGTTTACCTTGTAGGTGAAGACCACTACCTTAAAAACAACGTCCGCTTCCTTAAAAAGCTCGAGGAAGAAAACCCCCTTGTAAAGAGTGCGGGAACAACTATAGAAGTTCTTAAAGTAGATAACCCGGCCGTTGAGAGGGCCCTCGCCGGAGAGTCGGGCGTTACCTTTACAAAGAACTTCTTCGGTAAAAAGGTTCTTGCAGCTTACTCTCCGGTTAACGTCTTCGGCAACAGGTGGGCCATAGTTGCCGAGATAGAGGAGTCGGAGATACTGGCAGACCTCCTCTCCCTGAAGAAGAACAGGAATCTCCTTGTTGCCCTTGTTCTTATGCTCTTTATGGTGGCCCTCTTTATTCTCTTTGTGAAGCACACCGTTGTTAAGCCCATCAACCAGCTTTCGGAAACGGCAAGAGACCTTGCCGAAGGGGAGGGCGATTTGACAAGGGAGCTTCCCATAAAGAGCTCCGACGAAGTGGGAACTGCCGCCCGTTACTTCAACGCCTTTATAGCCAAGGTGCGCAGCATAGTTGAGAGCGCCAAGCGCTCCCTTGCGAGAACCGTTGCAACGGCCACCAAAATGAGAGAGCTTGCCCAACAGGTTAAAGCCCGGGTTCAGCAGGAGCAGCAGGCCGTTGGTGAGGCAACCTCCCTTGCCCACCAGATAGCCAATCCCCTCGAAAACTTTAAAGAGACTATGAAGGAGACCGTTGAACAGATTCAGCTGGCCAACGCCAAAATAGCTTCCACCTTGAGCAGCTTTAAAGAGCTTAAAGAGGTACTCGACAGAACGGAAGAGGTCAGCTTAAGCTCTATCTCTCAGCTTAACGACCTTGCCAAACAGGCCGAACAGATAACCTCGGTTGTTCAGATAATAAAAGACGTTACCCAGCGTACCAACCTGCTTGCCCTTAACGCCGCCGTAGAGGCCGCTCGGGCCGGAGAGGCCGGCAGGGGCTTTGCGGTTGTTGCGGAAGAAATCAGGAAGCTCTCTGAACAGATACAGAAGAACACCGAGCAGATAACAGAGACCATAAACCAGATACTCAACCGCATTAAAGAGACAACTTCGCAGATTTCCGAAAGCAGCAGGGAAAACCTCGAAACCTTAAGGAGAGCCTCCTCTACCGTGGTCTCTCAGATAGAAGAGGCAACAACCATTATGGACTCTTCGAGCTCCAAGCTGAAAGAGGCTTCCAATACCGCTCAAGAGCTCGTAGAGCAGGTAGAAAGCCTCATATCCGAGATAGAGCAGATAAGCACGGCCTCCAGCCAGAACGCACAGGTAATCCAGCAGATACTTGAGAAAATTCAGCAAATCTACAAAGAGGTCGATAACCTAAACAGGATACTCTCCCAGTTTAAAACCGGGTCGGATGAATAA
- a CDS encoding RNA ligase: MEITLEKALKEIEGNKFFKVLKENDLVKVSYRFNAPQTFDTPLKRELRGITFSSKTGRVVSRPFHKFFNLGEHPETEKERLKGKLFILREKLDGTMLHPAVVEGRVRLFTQKDFANPQIEKGEELLRRNDKLLKATRRLLEKGLTPIFELISPEFQLVIPYETEELILTEVRDNRTGHYLLEEAENELIQMGFKLPRKRVGTVEEAERLIEEAENVEGFVAKNFDESEPFPLFVKIKSPWYHRAHYAFTYLHNIPDHKLFNLFLNNRADDIFATVTNPAVKEKKSRRLKILTDIYHSLLSSAEKLSQLYGKVKEETLKAEAQKELKKIEREFKEELKLFNFPVEHLTEAARLAKQKKKFDKFLGTKLYTALKHQTVKLKT; the protein is encoded by the coding sequence GTGGAAATAACCCTTGAGAAAGCCCTAAAAGAAATCGAGGGCAACAAGTTCTTCAAAGTCCTGAAAGAGAACGATCTCGTAAAAGTATCCTACAGATTCAACGCCCCTCAAACCTTCGATACCCCCCTAAAGAGGGAGCTGAGGGGCATCACATTCTCCTCAAAAACCGGCCGGGTTGTATCCCGTCCCTTCCATAAGTTTTTCAACCTCGGAGAACACCCGGAAACGGAAAAAGAGAGGCTCAAAGGGAAGCTCTTTATACTCCGGGAGAAACTCGACGGCACGATGCTCCATCCCGCCGTTGTTGAAGGAAGAGTCAGGCTTTTTACCCAGAAAGACTTCGCCAACCCCCAAATAGAAAAAGGGGAAGAGTTACTGAGAAGAAACGACAAACTGCTTAAAGCGACCCGGAGGCTCCTGGAAAAGGGGCTAACCCCCATATTTGAGCTCATCTCACCCGAGTTTCAGCTCGTTATACCCTACGAAACCGAAGAGCTGATACTCACAGAGGTAAGGGACAACCGAACCGGCCACTACCTGCTCGAAGAGGCCGAGAACGAGCTCATACAGATGGGCTTCAAACTCCCCCGAAAGAGAGTTGGAACAGTAGAAGAGGCAGAGAGGCTGATTGAAGAGGCCGAGAACGTAGAAGGCTTCGTTGCCAAAAACTTCGATGAATCCGAGCCCTTCCCGCTCTTTGTCAAGATAAAGTCTCCCTGGTACCACCGGGCCCACTACGCCTTCACCTACCTGCACAACATACCGGACCACAAGCTGTTTAACCTTTTCCTGAACAACCGAGCCGACGACATCTTCGCCACGGTAACAAACCCGGCAGTTAAAGAGAAGAAAAGCAGAAGGCTCAAAATTTTAACCGACATCTACCACAGCTTGCTCTCCTCGGCGGAGAAGCTCTCACAACTATACGGTAAAGTGAAAGAGGAGACCCTAAAAGCAGAAGCTCAAAAGGAGCTGAAAAAAATCGAGCGGGAATTCAAGGAAGAGCTCAAACTCTTTAACTTCCCCGTTGAACACCTAACAGAGGCTGCAAGGCTCGCCAAACAGAAAAAGAAGTTCGATAAATTCTTGGGGACGAAGCTCTACACAGCCCTCAAACACCAAACCGTCAAACTCAAAACTTGA